A portion of the Vreelandella subglaciescola genome contains these proteins:
- a CDS encoding CTP synthase: MTRYIFVTGGVVSSLGKGIASASLAAILEARGLKVTMLKLDPYINVDPGTMSPFQHGEVFVTEDGAETDLDLGHYERFIRTKMTQGNNFTTGRVYEHVLRRERRGDYLGGTVQVIPHITDEIKRRVYAGGEGFDVALVEIGGTVGDIESLPFLEAIRQIRSELGASRALYMHLTLVPYIKTAGETKTKPTQHSVKELRSIGIQPDILICRSEVELEEVERRKIALFTNVEERAVVPLQDADTIYRIPLMLHEHGLDDIVCDKLRLEAGEADLTEWVHVLDAKLNPLKSVSVAMVGKYMELLDAYKSLNEALTHAGIQGRIKVNVDYIDAEDIERHGTERLAGKDAILVPGGFGERGVEGKIMAAQFARENKVPYLGICLGLQVAVIEFARNVAGWADANSTEFTHDTQHPVVGLITEWLNAEGKIELRDAASDLGGTMRLGGQVCHLAAGTKAYEAYGADEIMERHRHRFEVNNQFVEALESAGLIVSGRSVDQTLVEVVELADHPWYVACQFHPEFTSTPRDGHPLFSGFINAAVEHKAARIRAQSAHLTTQE, encoded by the coding sequence ATGACACGATATATCTTCGTGACCGGCGGCGTTGTGTCTTCCCTTGGCAAGGGCATCGCTTCCGCCTCGCTGGCGGCGATTCTTGAGGCGCGCGGCCTCAAAGTCACCATGCTCAAGCTCGACCCCTACATTAACGTCGACCCGGGCACCATGAGTCCTTTTCAGCACGGCGAGGTGTTCGTCACCGAGGATGGCGCCGAGACGGATCTGGATCTGGGCCATTACGAGCGCTTCATCCGCACCAAGATGACCCAGGGCAACAACTTCACCACCGGGCGCGTGTACGAACACGTGCTGCGCCGCGAGCGCCGTGGCGACTACCTGGGCGGCACCGTGCAGGTTATTCCCCACATTACCGACGAGATCAAACGCCGCGTCTACGCCGGCGGTGAAGGGTTCGACGTGGCGCTGGTGGAAATCGGCGGTACCGTGGGCGATATCGAGTCGCTGCCGTTTCTGGAAGCGATCCGCCAAATCAGAAGCGAGCTGGGCGCCAGCCGCGCGCTCTACATGCACCTGACGCTGGTGCCCTACATCAAGACGGCCGGCGAGACCAAGACCAAGCCGACCCAGCACAGCGTCAAGGAGCTGCGCTCCATTGGTATTCAGCCGGATATCCTGATTTGTCGTAGCGAGGTGGAGCTAGAAGAAGTCGAGCGGCGCAAGATCGCGCTGTTCACCAACGTCGAAGAGCGCGCCGTGGTGCCGTTGCAAGACGCCGACACCATCTACCGCATTCCGCTGATGCTTCACGAGCACGGTCTGGACGACATCGTTTGCGACAAGCTGCGGCTTGAAGCCGGCGAAGCCGATCTCACCGAGTGGGTTCACGTGCTGGATGCCAAGCTCAACCCGCTCAAGTCGGTCAGCGTTGCCATGGTGGGTAAATACATGGAGCTTCTGGACGCCTACAAGTCGCTTAATGAAGCACTGACCCACGCCGGTATTCAGGGGCGTATCAAGGTCAATGTCGACTACATCGACGCCGAAGATATCGAGCGCCACGGCACCGAGCGGCTGGCCGGCAAAGACGCGATTTTGGTGCCCGGCGGTTTTGGCGAGCGCGGCGTAGAAGGCAAGATCATGGCCGCACAGTTCGCCCGCGAAAATAAGGTGCCGTATCTGGGTATCTGCCTCGGGCTGCAGGTCGCGGTGATCGAGTTTGCGCGCAACGTTGCCGGCTGGGCGGACGCCAATTCGACCGAGTTTACCCACGATACGCAGCACCCGGTGGTGGGCCTGATTACCGAATGGCTCAACGCCGAGGGCAAGATCGAGCTGCGCGATGCGGCGTCGGATCTGGGTGGCACCATGCGTCTGGGTGGGCAAGTTTGCCACCTGGCCGCCGGCACCAAAGCGTATGAGGCCTACGGCGCCGATGAAATCATGGAGCGCCATCGTCACCGCTTTGAGGTCAACAACCAGTTCGTTGAGGCGCTGGAAAGCGCCGGACTGATTGTCTCCGGTCGCAGCGTTGATCAAACGCTGGTCGAGGTGGTCGAGCTTGCTGATCACCCGTGGTACGTTGCCTGCCAGTTTCACCCGGAGTTCACCTCGACGCCACGCGACGGCCACCCGCTGTTTAGCGGCTTTATCAACGCCGCCGTTGAGCACAAGGCGGCGCGCATCCGCGCCCAATCGGCTCATTTGACCACTCAGGAGTAA
- the kdsA gene encoding 3-deoxy-8-phosphooctulonate synthase has product MSEAANTASPQPTPDERHINVAGLTAGNSLPLMLLGGMNVLESPALADEVASAFVEATGPLSMPYVYKASFDKANRSSIHAYRGPGLEKGLQMLADIKARHGVPVITDVHEPWQAAPAAEVADIIQLPAFLARQTDLVVALAKTGAVINIKKPQFLAPHEMRHILAKCREAGNDNLMLCERGTSFGYNNLVVDMLGLGDMKQTGYPIFFDATHALQRPGGRADSAGGRRAQVAELARAGVAVGLAGLFLEAHPDPDRARCDGPCALPLDQLAPFLHQLAALDGLVKGFAPLAIR; this is encoded by the coding sequence ATGAGCGAGGCGGCCAATACCGCGAGCCCCCAGCCTACCCCTGACGAGCGTCACATTAACGTTGCCGGCTTAACCGCCGGCAATTCTTTGCCGCTTATGTTGTTGGGTGGGATGAACGTGCTGGAATCTCCGGCGCTGGCTGACGAAGTGGCAAGCGCCTTTGTCGAGGCGACCGGGCCGCTTTCCATGCCCTACGTCTACAAGGCGAGCTTTGACAAGGCCAACCGCAGCTCGATCCATGCGTACCGTGGGCCGGGGCTTGAGAAAGGCCTGCAGATGCTCGCCGATATCAAGGCGCGCCATGGCGTACCGGTAATTACCGACGTCCACGAGCCGTGGCAGGCCGCGCCCGCCGCCGAGGTGGCGGACATCATCCAGCTGCCGGCGTTTCTCGCGCGCCAGACCGACCTGGTCGTCGCATTGGCCAAGACCGGTGCGGTGATTAATATTAAAAAACCGCAGTTTCTGGCCCCCCACGAAATGCGCCATATTCTGGCCAAATGCCGCGAAGCCGGTAATGATAACCTGATGCTGTGTGAGCGCGGCACCAGCTTTGGCTACAACAATCTGGTGGTCGATATGCTGGGCCTTGGCGACATGAAGCAAACCGGCTACCCGATATTTTTTGACGCGACCCACGCGCTGCAGCGCCCCGGCGGGCGTGCCGACAGCGCCGGTGGCCGCCGCGCCCAGGTGGCGGAACTTGCCCGCGCGGGCGTTGCCGTGGGGCTCGCCGGGCTGTTTCTGGAAGCGCACCCCGACCCCGACCGCGCCCGCTGCGACGGCCCCTGCGCGCTGCCGCTTGATCAACTCGCGCCGTTTTTACACCAGCTTGCCGCGCTGGACGGGCTGGTCAAGGGTTTTGCACCGCTGGCGATCCGCTAG
- the eno gene encoding phosphopyruvate hydratase — protein sequence MTKIVDIRALEVLDSRGNPTVFATVRLESGALGEAFAPSGASTGSREALELRDGDKARYLGKGVLKAVEVINGKIRSALLGMDARDQRGLDDAMLALDGTDNKATLGANAILAVSLATAKAAANAKDVPLYAHIAELYGTPGVYSMPVPMMNILNGGEHADNNVDIQEFMIQPVSAKSFSEALRVGAEIFHALKKVLSERGLSTSVGDEGGFAPNLKSNAEALAVIKQAVDAAGYTLGEDVTLALDCASSEFYENGQYNLAGEGKSYDAEGFTSYLAGLCDDYPIVSIEDGMDESDWDGWKALTDKLGDKVQLVGDDLFVTNTKILKRGIDEQIGNSILIKFNQIGSLSETLDAIRMAQDAGFTVVISHRSGETEDTTIADLAVATAAGQIKTGSLCRSDRVAKYNRLLVIEDELDGVSYPGRKAIKGQ from the coding sequence ATGACCAAAATTGTTGATATCCGTGCGTTAGAAGTGCTGGACTCCCGCGGTAATCCCACCGTCTTTGCCACGGTGCGCCTGGAAAGCGGTGCGCTGGGCGAAGCCTTTGCGCCGAGCGGCGCTTCAACCGGCTCGCGCGAAGCGCTTGAGCTGCGCGATGGTGATAAGGCGCGCTATTTGGGTAAAGGCGTGCTCAAGGCGGTTGAGGTGATTAACGGCAAGATCCGTAGTGCACTTTTGGGGATGGATGCCCGCGACCAGCGCGGCCTGGACGATGCCATGCTCGCGCTTGACGGTACCGACAACAAGGCCACGCTTGGCGCCAACGCTATTCTTGCGGTGTCGCTTGCCACCGCCAAGGCCGCCGCCAACGCCAAGGATGTTCCGCTTTACGCCCACATTGCCGAGCTTTACGGCACGCCGGGCGTTTATAGTATGCCGGTGCCGATGATGAATATCCTCAACGGCGGCGAACACGCCGATAACAACGTCGATATTCAAGAGTTTATGATTCAGCCGGTCAGCGCGAAAAGCTTCAGCGAAGCGCTGCGGGTCGGGGCAGAAATCTTCCACGCGCTGAAAAAAGTGCTTTCCGAGCGCGGACTTTCTACTTCGGTAGGCGATGAAGGCGGCTTTGCACCTAACCTTAAGTCCAACGCCGAGGCGCTTGCCGTCATCAAACAGGCCGTTGACGCTGCGGGCTATACGCTGGGCGAAGACGTGACGCTAGCGCTTGACTGTGCGTCGAGCGAGTTCTACGAAAACGGCCAGTACAACCTGGCCGGCGAAGGCAAAAGCTACGACGCCGAAGGCTTCACCAGCTACCTGGCCGGGCTGTGCGACGACTACCCGATCGTGTCCATCGAAGACGGCATGGACGAGTCGGACTGGGACGGCTGGAAAGCGCTGACCGACAAGCTGGGCGATAAAGTGCAGCTGGTCGGCGATGACCTCTTTGTCACCAACACCAAGATTCTCAAGCGCGGTATCGACGAGCAGATCGGCAACTCGATCCTGATCAAGTTCAACCAGATCGGCTCGTTATCAGAAACGCTGGATGCCATCCGCATGGCGCAGGACGCTGGCTTTACCGTGGTTATCTCGCATCGTTCCGGTGAAACCGAAGATACCACCATTGCCGATTTGGCAGTGGCCACTGCCGCCGGCCAGATCAAAACCGGTTCCCTCTGTCGCTCGGACCGGGTGGCCAAGTACAATCGCTTGTTGGTGATTGAAGACGAGCTTGACGGCGTTAGCTATCCCGGGCGCAAGGCTATCAAGGGACAGTAA
- the fdxA gene encoding ferredoxin FdxA, protein MTFVVTENCIQCKHTDCVEVCPVDCFYEGPNFLVIDPDECIDCALCEPECPVDAIYSEDELPKGQEQFIEINADLAVEWPNITEKKDPLPDAEEWDGKSGKIDKLER, encoded by the coding sequence ATGACGTTTGTCGTGACTGAAAACTGCATTCAGTGCAAACACACCGACTGCGTAGAAGTTTGCCCGGTCGATTGCTTCTACGAAGGCCCCAACTTTCTGGTTATTGACCCTGACGAGTGCATTGACTGCGCGCTGTGCGAGCCCGAATGCCCGGTCGATGCTATCTACTCCGAAGATGAGCTGCCCAAAGGGCAAGAGCAGTTTATTGAGATTAACGCCGACCTGGCCGTGGAATGGCCCAATATCACGGAGAAGAAGGATCCGTTGCCGGATGCCGAAGAGTGGGACGGCAAAAGCGGCAAGATCGACAAGCTCGAACGTTAG
- the mutS gene encoding DNA mismatch repair protein MutS codes for MTTTTPAHTPMIAQYLHIKRDHPEVLLFYRMGDFYELFFDDAKRASMLLDITLTQRGKSGGQTIPMAGIPYHSAEGYLARLVAAGESVAICEQIGEPGASKGPMERRVVRIVTPGTLHDEALLDARRDNLLAAIAPHQQTWGLAWLELSSGRFSVLEVEGEAEMLAELTRLSPAELIIPESMALPHELAQHRGLRRQGEWLFDLESATRTLCQQFEVNDLRGFGCAHLNAALTAAGVLIDYARDTQRTALPHVSAIGVENRDDAVVIDAASRRNLEIDANLSGSTDNTLASVVDTCTTAMGSRLLKRWLNRPLRQREIVSGRHAGVALLGLDAAYMPLRETLAAVGDMERILARVALYSARPRDLARLRDALATLPALERDLNAVEHGSALDALRVHIRPYPDMADTLERAIIDNPPVVLRDGGVIRDGFDSDLDEHRGMAENAGEYLIRLETRERERTGLANLKVGYNRVHGYFIELPRAQAREAPADYIRRQTLKNAERFIIPELKEFEDKALSARSRALAREKHLYEQLLETLNAELGALQATSQALAELDVLCTFAERAEALDWVRPTLVESTGLAIHAGRHPVVEQVSANPFVPNDTALRHDQHMLVITGPNMGGKSTYMRQTALIALLAHCGSFVPADAAEIGPLDRIFTRIGSSDDLAGGRSTFMVEMTETANILHNATGQSLVLMDEIGRGTSTFDGLSLAWASAEHLANVKALTLFATHYFEMTALPEHREGVANIHLTATEHGERIVFMHRIEAGAASQSYGLQVAQLAGVPPQVIRHAREKLTALEQRDNQENSQGASDEATPGVTSPQQDDLFAQSPHPVIEALGNLQMDDISPRQALALLYEWQGRL; via the coding sequence ATGACCACAACGACCCCGGCACACACGCCGATGATCGCGCAATATTTGCACATTAAGCGCGACCACCCCGAGGTACTGCTGTTCTACCGCATGGGGGATTTCTACGAGCTGTTTTTTGACGATGCCAAACGCGCCTCAATGCTGCTCGACATCACCCTGACCCAGCGCGGCAAGTCCGGCGGTCAGACCATCCCCATGGCCGGCATTCCCTATCACAGCGCCGAAGGCTATCTGGCGCGGCTGGTCGCCGCCGGCGAATCGGTGGCCATCTGCGAGCAGATTGGCGAACCGGGCGCCAGCAAGGGGCCGATGGAGCGCCGCGTGGTGCGCATTGTGACCCCCGGCACGCTGCACGACGAGGCGCTGCTGGACGCCCGCCGCGACAATCTGCTGGCCGCCATTGCGCCCCATCAGCAGACCTGGGGCCTCGCCTGGCTTGAGCTTTCCAGCGGGCGCTTCAGCGTGCTGGAGGTGGAAGGCGAGGCCGAAATGCTCGCCGAGCTGACGCGCCTGTCGCCGGCCGAGCTGATCATTCCCGAAAGCATGGCGCTACCCCACGAGCTGGCACAGCATCGCGGCCTTCGGCGTCAGGGCGAATGGCTGTTTGATCTGGAAAGCGCCACGCGCACGCTGTGCCAGCAGTTTGAGGTCAACGACTTGCGCGGCTTTGGCTGCGCGCACCTGAACGCGGCACTGACAGCGGCAGGCGTACTCATCGACTACGCTCGGGACACCCAGCGCACCGCGCTGCCCCACGTCAGCGCCATCGGCGTGGAAAACCGCGACGACGCCGTGGTCATCGACGCCGCCAGCCGGCGCAATCTGGAAATTGACGCTAATCTGTCTGGCAGCACCGACAACACCCTGGCAAGCGTGGTCGATACCTGCACCACGGCGATGGGCTCGCGCCTGTTGAAGCGCTGGCTGAACCGCCCGCTGCGTCAGCGCGAGATCGTCAGCGGCCGCCATGCCGGCGTTGCCCTGCTCGGCCTTGATGCCGCCTATATGCCGCTGCGTGAAACGCTTGCTGCCGTGGGCGACATGGAGCGTATTCTGGCGCGTGTAGCACTTTATAGCGCACGCCCACGCGATCTGGCTCGGCTACGCGACGCGCTCGCCACGCTGCCCGCGCTTGAGCGCGACCTTAACGCCGTGGAACACGGCAGCGCGCTGGATGCCCTGCGCGTTCACATACGCCCCTACCCCGACATGGCTGACACGCTTGAGCGCGCGATTATCGATAACCCACCGGTGGTGCTGCGCGACGGCGGCGTCATCCGCGACGGCTTTGATAGTGATCTCGACGAGCATCGCGGTATGGCCGAAAACGCCGGCGAATATCTGATCAGGCTCGAAACTCGCGAGCGCGAGCGCACCGGCCTTGCTAACCTGAAAGTCGGCTACAATCGCGTTCACGGCTATTTTATTGAGCTACCTCGGGCCCAGGCGCGAGAGGCTCCGGCCGACTACATTCGCCGCCAGACGCTGAAAAACGCCGAGCGCTTTATTATCCCCGAGCTCAAAGAATTCGAGGACAAGGCGTTGTCGGCCAGATCCCGGGCGCTGGCGCGCGAAAAACATCTTTACGAGCAGCTGCTGGAAACGTTGAACGCCGAGCTTGGCGCGCTGCAGGCCACCTCGCAAGCGCTTGCCGAGCTCGACGTACTGTGCACCTTTGCCGAGCGCGCCGAGGCACTTGACTGGGTGCGCCCCACCCTTGTCGAGTCTACCGGACTTGCCATTCACGCCGGCCGTCACCCGGTAGTCGAGCAGGTCAGCGCCAATCCGTTTGTGCCCAACGACACCGCGCTCAGACATGATCAGCATATGCTGGTGATCACCGGCCCTAACATGGGGGGTAAATCGACCTACATGCGCCAAACGGCACTGATTGCCCTACTCGCCCATTGCGGCAGTTTTGTGCCTGCCGACGCCGCCGAGATCGGCCCGCTCGATCGCATTTTCACCCGTATCGGCTCATCCGATGATCTGGCCGGCGGGCGCTCGACGTTTATGGTCGAGATGACCGAAACCGCCAACATTTTGCACAATGCCACTGGGCAAAGTCTGGTGCTGATGGATGAAATTGGCCGCGGCACCAGCACCTTCGACGGCCTGTCACTGGCTTGGGCCAGCGCTGAACATCTGGCCAACGTCAAAGCGCTGACGCTATTTGCCACCCACTACTTCGAGATGACGGCGCTACCTGAACACCGCGAGGGCGTGGCCAACATCCACCTGACAGCCACTGAGCACGGCGAGCGCATCGTGTTCATGCACCGCATCGAGGCCGGGGCGGCAAGCCAGAGCTACGGGCTACAGGTGGCTCAGCTTGCCGGCGTGCCGCCGCAGGTAATTCGCCATGCGCGAGAGAAACTGACCGCCCTGGAGCAGCGCGACAATCAAGAGAATAGCCAGGGCGCTTCCGACGAGGCAACGCCAGGCGTTACGTCACCACAGCAGGATGATTTGTTTGCCCAAAGCCCCCATCCGGTGATCGAAGCGCTAGGTAACCTGCAGATGGATGACATTTCGCCGCGCCAGGCGCTGGCACTTTTATATGAATGGCAGGGCCGTCTGTAA
- a CDS encoding CinA family protein, translating to MEPSVESLKNLDLSLLAQRLGKLCRQHGVEVTTAESCTGGGIAEAITSVAGSSAYFSSGYVTYSNAAKSRMLGVEEGALEMHGAVSEAVVKAMVAGACRESGADIGVAVSGVAGPDGGSDEKPVGTVWLAWGSASAPRAECLHFPGDRHAVREQAVRQAVARLVADLDGHGETA from the coding sequence ATGGAGCCAAGCGTTGAAAGCCTGAAAAATCTTGATTTATCGCTGCTGGCCCAGCGGCTGGGGAAACTCTGCCGTCAGCACGGCGTCGAAGTTACCACTGCCGAGTCGTGCACCGGCGGCGGTATTGCCGAGGCCATCACCTCGGTGGCGGGAAGTTCCGCCTACTTTTCCAGCGGCTATGTGACCTATTCCAACGCGGCAAAATCCCGCATGCTTGGCGTGGAAGAGGGGGCGCTGGAGATGCACGGCGCGGTGAGCGAGGCGGTGGTGAAAGCGATGGTGGCAGGTGCCTGCCGGGAAAGCGGCGCGGATATCGGCGTGGCAGTCAGCGGCGTGGCCGGCCCCGACGGCGGCAGCGATGAAAAGCCGGTGGGCACGGTGTGGCTGGCCTGGGGCAGCGCCAGTGCCCCGCGGGCGGAATGCCTGCATTTTCCCGGCGACCGCCACGCGGTCCGTGAGCAGGCGGTGCGCCAGGCCGTCGCGCGGCTGGTGGCGGATCTGGATGGTCACGGCGAAACGGCGTAA
- the recA gene encoding recombinase RecA, whose product MAQDENRSKALEAALGQIDRQFGKGTVMRLGDAPRVVMPSVSTGSLGLDIALGIGGLPYGRVVEIFGPESSGKTTMTLSVIAEAQKQGKVCAFVDAEHALDPSYAEKLGVNLNDLLISQPDTGEQALEITDMLVRSGGVDVIIIDSVAALTPRAEIEGEMGDTHVGLQARLMSQALRKITGNMKNANCMVVFVNQIRMKIGVMFGSPETTTGGNALKFYASVRLDIRRTGSVKSGDEVTGNETRVKVVKNKVAPPFRQAEFQILYGKGIYHAGEVVDLGVQCSLVDKAGAWYSYKGKKIGQGKANAAQYLEDNLEIMQEIETQIRAQLLAQPEPKQEKEAEKSGKGGKKGAADEATTPESDELL is encoded by the coding sequence ATGGCTCAGGATGAAAATCGTAGCAAGGCGCTTGAAGCGGCACTTGGCCAGATTGACCGCCAGTTTGGCAAGGGCACCGTCATGCGCCTGGGCGATGCGCCCCGCGTCGTCATGCCGTCGGTCTCGACCGGCTCACTGGGGCTGGATATTGCGCTGGGAATCGGCGGGTTGCCGTATGGCCGCGTCGTGGAAATTTTCGGCCCGGAGTCGTCGGGTAAAACCACGATGACGCTGTCGGTCATCGCCGAGGCACAAAAGCAGGGCAAGGTGTGCGCCTTCGTCGACGCCGAGCACGCGCTCGACCCGAGTTACGCCGAAAAACTGGGCGTCAACCTCAACGACCTGCTGATATCCCAGCCGGATACCGGCGAGCAGGCGCTTGAGATCACCGACATGCTGGTGCGCTCCGGCGGTGTTGACGTCATCATCATCGACTCGGTGGCCGCGCTGACCCCACGTGCCGAGATCGAAGGTGAAATGGGCGACACCCACGTGGGTCTGCAGGCGCGTCTAATGTCTCAGGCGCTGCGCAAAATCACCGGCAACATGAAGAATGCCAACTGCATGGTGGTGTTCGTCAACCAGATCCGCATGAAGATTGGCGTGATGTTCGGCAGCCCTGAAACTACCACCGGGGGTAACGCGCTGAAGTTCTACGCCAGCGTGCGGCTAGATATCCGCCGCACCGGCTCGGTGAAATCCGGCGACGAGGTGACCGGCAACGAGACCCGCGTGAAGGTCGTCAAGAACAAGGTGGCGCCGCCGTTCAGGCAGGCCGAGTTCCAGATCCTTTACGGCAAAGGGATTTATCACGCCGGCGAAGTGGTCGATCTGGGCGTGCAGTGCAGCCTGGTTGATAAAGCCGGCGCCTGGTACAGCTACAAGGGCAAGAAAATCGGCCAGGGCAAGGCCAACGCCGCCCAGTACCTGGAAGATAATCTCGAGATAATGCAAGAAATCGAGACGCAGATCCGCGCGCAGCTGCTAGCTCAGCCCGAACCCAAGCAGGAAAAAGAAGCCGAAAAAAGCGGCAAAGGCGGCAAAAAAGGCGCAGCCGATGAAGCAACAACGCCCGAAAGCGACGAGCTCCTCTAA
- a CDS encoding regulatory protein RecX → MTFGRDKQTSPREMAMGFLARREYSRAELESRLARKDVAPEEIGPCLDRLAEQGLQSDARFAESFVRTRVLRGQGVRRIQSELFQRGVEQSVQRQALAEVVAQENVDWFELARDTLARRFQTPGDTPKERARRERFLASRGFEFEQIRYALSHL, encoded by the coding sequence ATGACGTTCGGCCGTGATAAGCAGACGTCGCCGCGGGAAATGGCGATGGGCTTTCTGGCGCGGCGGGAATATTCCCGCGCCGAGCTGGAAAGCCGCCTGGCACGCAAAGACGTGGCGCCTGAAGAAATCGGGCCCTGTTTGGATAGGCTCGCCGAGCAGGGGTTGCAGTCGGACGCGCGCTTTGCCGAAAGCTTTGTGCGCACTCGCGTGCTGCGCGGCCAAGGTGTGCGGCGGATCCAAAGCGAGCTTTTTCAGCGCGGCGTTGAGCAAAGCGTTCAGCGTCAGGCGCTTGCCGAGGTTGTCGCGCAGGAAAACGTCGACTGGTTTGAACTGGCGCGTGACACCCTGGCGCGGCGCTTCCAAACCCCTGGCGATACCCCCAAAGAGCGCGCCCGCCGCGAGCGCTTTCTGGCCTCCCGAGGCTTTGAGTTCGAGCAGATTCGTTATGCGCTCAGCCACCTCTAG